From the Streptomyces sp. 846.5 genome, the window GCCGAAGAATTGGTTGCCAGTTGCCCGGGACGAGCCCTATGAGGCAGGCGTCGTTCGTCTCGGCCGTGTGTGGGCGGGGGGTTGTGGGCAGCCGTTCATCTCTTCGGTCATAGCCCACCGGTAGTGGTAGTGGGCCGTGCACCACGGCCACACCGTCTCCGCGGCGGCCTGCCGATTGCGGCGGACCGCTCCACGCCGGGGGCGGACCCGGGGCGGCTGGGGCGGGCGCAGCTTGCAGGTCTCAGCGAAGCGTTCCAGCAGGGGCAGGCCGGTGCCCTCCAGCGGGTCCACGTCCAGCAGGGGCAGGTCGGTTCCGGTCAGGCGCTGCAAGTAGGCGGCGGCCAGGAGCAGCGGGCGGGCCTACACGGCCTTCGACAAGCAGGCCCTGGACGAACGCCAGGAGCTGTACCGGTCGCTGGCCGAACGCGTCTGGGACCCAGACCGGCTGCACGCCACCTGACATGCGCCCCCGTGGCAGTGTCCGTGCGATCGGCGCGGCACCGTAGCTCTCGCGCCAGCATCCGGGACCGTCGAACCTGGTACGTCTGTGGTTGCCCCTGGCCAGGTCGGCGCCGCTGGCCGGAGAGGTGCGAAGATCAGGGGCATCTCGGTGACCGGCCCGCCCTGGGTGTCGTCAGCGTGTGGGTGCCGCTTCATGGCGGCTCCCAGCCCTGCTCAACCGCCCTGCGCCCTGGTTGTGTCGTGGTAGATCGTTCCGCGCGGCACACCAGGTTGTCGGGCCAACTGGCGAAGGAGTCGGAGATGCGAGCAGACCGGACCGCGGCTACGGGCAGCTCGGGGGCGACCGAGGTCAAGGCCACCCTGGAGAAACTGGGCCAGGGCCCGATCGAGGTTGCGCGCGAGCACGACCTCGGGATTGATCTGCTGGTCCAGGTGCGCGACGATCGTCGTTTCGACGCTGGCCTGCTCATCGGCGTTCAGGTCAAGACCAGCCCGGATAGCACCATCGGCAGCTACTTCACGTCCCCGGAGACGGACGAGGATGGCACCGTGACGGGCTGGTGGCACCGTGAAGCCGACTCCGCGCACTTTGACAGCTGGATCCTGCACCAGCTCCCCGTGATCCTTGTGCTGCACGACCTGAAGACCCGCACGTCCTACTGGGCGGCTGTGGCCTCCGAGAGGGTCATCAGCACCGGCAAGGGCTTCAAGCTGTTCGTGCCCGCCGATCAGACTCTCGACGCGGACCACCTGCCCGAGCTCTTGACGTTCGCGGCGAGCAAGCGGGACCCCATCACCTGGGAGGGATCGGCGTGGTTGCGTGATGGGACCGCAATCGCCCCGGGGGACCGCCTGCGTCACGCTCTGCTGGTGCCGCGGCTGGTCGCGCCGCATCCTGGTGCCCGCTTCGACCAAGAGATCGGCCCGGAGGAAGCCCTCGCGCTGCTGGCCCAGGGCCGGTTCGCCAGCCTGGCGAGCTTCGCCCAGCAGCACAGCAAAGTGCCTTCGCTGGAGGCGGCAGCGGCCCACAAGAACTGGAAGTGGCGCCTGGTTCACGCGTTCGGAGACCTACTGTTGACCGGCAGCCCGGCAGCGGTGGCCGCACTGATCACTACCGCGCCCGGGGCGGCGGAGCGTGTGGCCGCCACGGTCATTTACGTATGCGCGCTGATCGAGGACGAGGAGTACGAGCAGGCGCTGACTCTGCTCACCGCTGAGGTCGAGAGAGACAATGCCGGACCGGTTGATCACGCGTGGATGTTGGTTCAACGTGCCCGTCTGTATGAGGAGGCTGACCAGGACCAGGCGGCCGGTACTGACGTTGTCAACGCCCGCGTCAGCGTCCTGCTCGCCCCGATGGATCCGACGACGTCCGCGGTGGCAGCCGCAGCTGCTGAAGCAGCTTTTCGTGCCAGCCGCTGGCGCTCGGGCGCGGTCGAGGAGTTCGTGACGGCCACCGACACCGTCTCCTCGTGGTGGCGGCTGCAGAACGTCAGCAGCGCCTACGAGCTCGCGGCCGAGCGGCTGTTCGACCACTGGGCTGACCGGCGAACCCTCTACCTCGTTCCTGGCCATCCCGCCTACAACGAACTGGAAGCAGCCCGATGGACCGCGAACCTCGCCGCACATGACGGCGCTTGGAGAGCGACCACTGCGCTCCTCGGCAAGCAGGTGCTGCTCGACAGTGAACAGGGATCCACGGCCCAGGGTCCCCAGCAGGCGGACCAGATCTTCAACGCGCTCAGCTTGCTGCGCATCAGCGGTGACACGGCTGCGCTCGCAGCTGCGCTGGGCCGACTTCGCAGCCTCGGCCCCGTCACTGTCCTCTCCCGCCTGGTGGAATCCGTGAAACCGGGCCCCTGGCCCATGCGAACGTTCCGGCCCCATCTTGAGCTCTGGGAACTGGCCGGGGATCTCCTTCCCACGGGTGACGCCGACGCCGCCGCCGCGCACTGCCTGGCGCTCCTGGACGGCAGCGCCCCCAAGCCCGCCTCTACCTCCCACTACCTGGACGTCGCGCACTACGTGTTGCGGGCGCTGACCGGACTCCTCCCAGCGGCTGGCCCGGGTGTCCACGACCAGGTCCGTAACCTGCTGATCGAGAACTCCCCATGGACGAGCCCCGGTGCCACCAATCCGATCAGCCGGCTGGCCCTTCTCGTCCATGACGCGGCACTGCAGGATCCGACCGTGCGGCAGTGGTGGCGGGACGCCGCCCTCCTTCACTCCGACCCGGCGTTGGAGACGCTGCAGATGCTGATGCTGGGCCGCATCGCCGGAGCGGACTCGCAAGCAGCGCAACATCTCCTCGACCGAGCTGCGGACGGGAGCTTCCCGGCGATCGTCGCTCTGGGAGCGGGCGGCCTCAGCTCCAAGGCTCCAGCCGTGATCGGTCACCTTGCGCGTGAGGTCCGGGACCTGATGGACGGCTTCGACGACGGCCGCTGGCCATTGCGTGGTCGCGACCACGCAAGCGTCCTGGCCGAGCTCAACATGGCGCTCCCTGAGCACGCCCGCTGGGACGAACTCGTGGAACTGCTGCGACACCCCAAAGCCTTCGGCGACCACACCCGACGGGCCTACTTCTTCCTCGCCCAGCACGCCGGTGTGCTCCCGGCCGATGTCAGGGATACTCTGGCGGCGGACCTGCGGCCAGCACTCGATGCCCTGATCTCCGACGAAGCGTCTTCGTTCGGCCACACGGAGGCCGGCGGCGCGAGGATCTGGCTGGCCGTGGCACTGGGGCTTCTCACCGCGGATCAACAGGCCGTTTACCGGGCCCGCCTGCTCACCGGGAGCCAAACGGAGCGAATGGACGCCGCCACGCTGGCTGGTTTGTTGTATCGCGCTGAGGACACGCCGTCCATGATCGCTCTGCTGGCCGACCCTGATGCGGGCGTCCGGAGAGCGGCAGCACGCGGGCTCGCTACCAGGGCGAGCCAGCAGCCCGCAGATGTTGACGCCGTCGCGGGGCTGCAACGCGCCGTCGAGAGCGACGCCTCCGTTGACGTCCCTCTCGCGATCGCGGTCGCTATCGGCGGTGTCCCGGCGCAGAGAGACGACCTGGAATCCGTGCTGACAGTTCTACGTGCCCACCCATCGGCACAGGTTCGCGACGCAGCCGCACAAGCGCAGTCGGCAGCCGACGAGTGAGAGATCTCCTTCCGTCTGGTTCTCCCCTGCCGACCCGGTGCCTGGAGTCTAGAATCATCGGTCGCCCAGGATGAATTGGCTTTGCGCCGTTCATTCCGAAGGTATAGGCCATAGGCGTACCAAGGAGCGGCAGGCGCGTTGGCTCGTCCCTTGCGACGGGTCGGCCGCTGGGGATGCCATAGCCGCCTGCGGCGCATTAGGGCATTTGTCTCTCTTGTCGGCTGTAGCCGTGGTAAGGATGTCGGCGTGAGAGTGACGCGGTTGCGCATTGAGGGATTCAAGGGGTGGGAGCACCTCGACGTGCGTCCACGTGACCATGTGCTGCTGGCGGCAGTTCCGCGGGCCGGGCGAACAGACCTGCTGACAGCGCTGGCGCGAGTACTGGATCCCAACTCCGCTCGCGGCGCGGCACTTTCGGACTTGCACCAGAAGTGGGTCACTCCAGTCACTCCCCCAGTCCCAGGGCCCGGGGCCGACGCGGACGAGGTTGCCCTGGCTGCGGCCGATCCTGGCACTGCTGGTGCCGTGACGCCGCCTTCCGCGGCGAGCGGTCCACCCGCTGACGGCGCACCGACCACGCTCGACGGTTCACCGACCGAGTCCGATGCTGCGTCAGCCGATGCGAAGGAGCCCGTCGCAGACGCGTCCGAGGATATCCGGGAAGCTGTGCCTTCCCGTCGGCTGGAGCGGGTGGCTGCGGCCCAGGTAGAGGTGACGCTCACCGATTTCGACTCGGACGTGCAGCAGCTCCTCGACGGGGTGCTTGAGCCGCTGGAGTCGGACGGGTGCGCCAGCGAGGCCTCCGACGCTCCCGCCGACGCCGCGCTGTGTGTGCGCCTGGCCTATCGCCTCACTTACGACGAGGCGACGGAGTCCCTGGAGTCGGTCGTCTACTTCCCGGCCCGCAGCAACCCGGAACTGGGCCAGTACTACCGCGTCCCTGCCGCCACGCGACGCGCGCTCCCAGTCGTGGTCCTGGATGCGGGTCTGCCTCTGCAACTACGCGCCGGCATGGGGTTGCGGCGGATTCTGGACGATCGCGACGCGAAGGCGGCGACCGCGGCGTTCGACGTGTTGGCCAAGGCCGTCGAGGACGCGGTGACCCAGCTGTCGACAGACATCGCGATCACCGAGGCGGTCGACGCGGTCCTGGCCGTCGGAGGCGCCGGGGCCCTCATCGGGGACACACCGGTCACGGCAGAGCGGGTGGGTTTCCGGGCCGAGGACGGATCGGTGGCGGCCCTGCTGAGGACGCTGCGCGCGGCGCTGCACCTCGACAACGGCGGGATGCTCGGGCTCGCCCAGCATGGCAGCACGGTCAGTGCCGTGCTGGCGATGGCGGAGGCGATGCTGCTAGCCACAGTGCCGGGCGCGGTGGTCCTGGCCGACGATTTCGGCGACCAGTTGGACGCCTCGGCGACCGAGCACCTGGCCTCACTGCTGCGGACCCGCTCCGGTCAGGTGTGGCTGTCCACGCGGCGCCCGGAGGCGGCGCGGGCGTTCGAACCCACGGAGGTGGTACGCCTGGTGCGGCACGGCGGTGTCCGCTCGCACCACCAGTTCACCAAGATCACCGACCGCAAGGCGCTGAGCGCGATGCGGCAGTGGCACACGCAGCTGCTGGCGGCTTTGACGGCTCCGGTGGTCGCGATCACCGAGGGGCCGCACGACGTGGCGGCGATCGGGATGGTGGACCGTCGCCGGCCTCCGGCACAGCTTCCCCTGTCTGCCCACGGCGTCAGACTGGTTGCCGCCGGCACTGGCGGCGACGGCGGGACCGGCCAGATCCCTCGCATCGCCGAGCTGGCTCGGCAACTGGGGTTCCGGGTCCTGGTCCTCATCGACCGCGACCGCGACAACCCGCAGACGGCGGACGAACTCACCAAGATCCAGGCCTCCTGCGACGTGGTGATCCGACTCCCCCTGGGAGCCGCGATCGAACGCGCCCTGGTCGAGGGCCTTCCCCTGGCCGAGATCGCCGCCGCCAGCGCTGCGCTCACCGAGTACGGCATCCCTGACCCCATGAACGGTGGGACGGACGAGTCAGCTGTGGGCAGCCTGTGCAAGGTGATCCACAAGCAGGGGCTCCACGAGCAGTTCCTCGAGGCTCTCTACAGCGACGGCAAGGCGCAGCATCCGCCGTTGATCCTGAGCGCGCTCGCCGAACTCGCCCGGGCGGCGGACCCCGCCTACGGCGGTCCGGTGCTGATCGACCTGCAGCTCCCCAGTCGGCCGGCGGCCTCCTGATGGCCTACGAGGCACGTAAGGACCAGCAGGAAGTCATCGACAGCACGGCGCCGGTGGTACTGGTCACCGGGGGCGCCGGAACGGGCAAGACCGCCACCGCCGTGGCGGCCGCCCGCGCGCATCTGGAGGCGTCCGACCGGGACTTGGAGCTCCTGCGCCAAGATGCCGCTCGCAGCGGGCAGCGCACCCAACTTCCGGCTGCGGCCCGGGTGCTGTTCCTGTCGTTCTCCCGCACCGCGGTCGCGCAGATCATCGACCGCGCCGCCGGGGTGATCGGTCCGCTGCGGCCGCGACTGGAGGTCGCAACCTTCCACGGCTTCGCCTGGAGGATCATCAGCAGTTTCGGCGCCCACCACGGCTTCCCTCCCCCTCAGTACGTCCTCAGTGAGGCCAACCGGCTCGTCCCTGGCGCCCCGCCCGGGCTCACCTACAACCAGCTGATGCCCGCGGCGGCCGGGCTGCTCAAGCTGCCCAAGGTGAACGAGCACTACTCCGGCCGGTACTCCCTGGTCATCTGCGACGAGTTCCAGGACACCGACGCCACCGAGTGGGAGTTCGTGCAGCAGATCGCCCCCGGAGCACGGCGAATCCTGCTCGGCGACGTCAACCAGAGCATCTTCCAGGGAAGCTTCAAGCCAGGCGTGGACCCCGCCGCCCGGATCGCAGCGGCCATGGCCCAACCGGACGCGGTGCGGATCGACCTCGAACCGGCCAGCTACCGCGACCCCTCCGGGGTCCTTCCCGCAGCGGCCGAGGCCGCGCGCACCCGCGACTTCAGCAACCCCGCCTTCCAGGAGGCCGCGTCCCACGGCCGCCTGGCCGTCACCCGGTACATGAGCGGCTCAGGTTACGAGGAGGTCATCGACCTAGCCCGGGCCGCACGCCGGAAGGGGCACACGGTCAGCGTCTTCACTCACACGAACGCCGCGACAACTGCATTGTCGGATGCCCTCACGGCAGCCGGCCTGGCCCACGAGCAGGTCGGCTTCACCGAGGCGCACGCCGAAGCGATGTCCGCGCAACTGGCGCTGCTGCAGTACGCATTGGGTGACGACGCCGCACCAGTCAGACGGGCCCTGGCGGTGTACATCACCGCCTGCCTGCGCAGCAAGACCCTGTCGCCGCTCGCCCGCAACATGCTCTCGCGCACCAACCCTGTCCTCGAACGTGCCCTGGGTGAGCTCGCCGAAGACCTCCGCTCCGCCGGAGGTGGCGCAGCCTCGGACATCGCGCGTCTGGCCGACGTCCTCACCGGCGCGTACGGGCGCATCGGCACCTTCCGCGGACAGGAATCGTGGCTGCAGGCCGCGTCCGAGACCCGCCGCGCCCTGCTTCTTCTTGACGAAGGGCTCGGAATCGACGCAGTAGCCGCCCGTCTGAGGGACGTCCACGACGAGACGCTCGTCGGCTCGACCCGGCCGCGCCCGCACCCCATCCAGGTGATGAACCTGCACCAGAGCAAGGGTCGCGAGGCGGACACCACCATCCTTCTCCTGGGCGACGACGAGTACTACGGCCCCGAAGGCGAACCCTTCCCGAGCGGTTCCCGGCTGCTGTACGTCGTCATGACCCGCGCCCGCGAGCAAGCCCACCTCGTCGTTCCGGCCCAGACCCACCGCCTGTGGGCTCCGCTCATCGCCGCGTTGGAGTAGGCGACGAGGCAGCGGATCGCCACAGGTACCCCGTGGTCGATGATCTCGCCCACCCAATCGGCTCTCGAAGAACAGTTCGCTTGAGGCTGGGTCAGTGTCTTGCGCGGGTTCCCCCGCAAGAAGCAGTGGTGCAGCGAGCCCACTCGTGGCGACGGGCACCTGCCTGACCTGTGCTGTTCACCGGGGCAGGAGCCTGAACCTATTTATTGGGGCCATCCGAGCCCGGCGGCCTGAGCAAAAGGTAGGCGGGAGCGTCTTCGTCAGGGGTGGCGGTGGCTCCCGTGAGGAGAGCCATCGCGCCCTCAGTGGGAGGGTGTGTCAATGGCCATGAAGTTCTCCCCGTAGGCGGCCAGGCGTTCGGCTTCGGCCTCGGCTTCCTGCCAGGCCCGGTAGGCGGCGCGGCCGTCGGGGTTGGCCAGGGCCTGCCCCAGGGTCTCCAGGCCGGAGTGTCCCAGCCGCCACCACACCTGTCCGAGCGGGCCGTGCTGCTGGAGCCGGTCCAAGGTGGTGACCACGATCGGGATGGCGTGCTGGTAGTCGGTGTAGTTCGCGTAGCGGGTGTCGCCCTCCCAGTACGGGCGGGCCAGGTCGCGCATCGCCTTCATGCGGTTGCGCAGCACGGTGTCGCTGGCGCCGGTGAACACCACCGCGATCGGCGGGTAGCCGGCGCGGATCGGGTCGCCGTAGGCCAGCTGCCAGGCCGGGACCAGTTTGGTGGTCTTGGTGTAGGAGTCGGGGTCGGCGACTTTGATCTGGTGGGCGAAGTAGGCGGCGTAGCGCTCGAACTTCGCGGCGAGGATGTGTGGGGCCTCGGTGGCGCGGTCGACTTCGACCAGGAGCACCGGCAGCTGGTGTTCGGGGGCGCGTAGGACGGCGTCGGCCTGGGCGCGGCGCTTGTTCGGGGCCTCATGGACCACCTCGGTGGTCCACGACAGGATCGTGCCCATACCCGGCCCGGGGTCCTGATTGGTGCCGCCGGTGAGGAACGCCAGGACCGTCTCGTTGACCGCCATCGCGTGCGGGGCCCCCGAGCGACCGGCGCCGCGGGCGATGTTCCCGACGTCCCGGCCGGCGGGCATCACCTGCTGCGCGGCATCCCGCCCGGCGGTGGTCAGGCCCCAGGTCTTGTGGCCGGTGCTGGTACGGCCCTCGGAGTGCACCAGCCTCGCGCTCTGCAGATCATTCAGCGCCGCGCGGGCGAACTTGTTCTCCTTCGCCTCGGGGCGCAGCAGCCGCCACAACTGATCGGCGGTCACCACCTTCAGCACCCCCAGCGCGGTCAGCACCTCCGCGCGGACCTTCGCCGTCGACCCGGCCGCGTTCGCACGGGGCCGCTTCGTGGACGGTCTGGCCGACACCGGCGCGGCCGGGTCGGGCTCGCTCTGGTCTGCCACTGCTACTCCCCCGCTCCGCCCGGTGACGTCTCGATCCCGCGATCTTCTCCCACGCCACCGACATCCGTCACCCAGCTGCTTGCGTCTGCACTTGCTCCTGCGGGTCAGCCCCAGCCGATGCCCTTCGGCTCTCCTCCGCGCCTCCTCTCCGGCCGGCCACCTGGCCGGACACAGCCGCCCGCGCGGACCGCCGGGCCGCGCGGGCGCAAAGAAAAAGGAACAGCGGCTCGCGGCCGGAGAGCGAACCACGCCTGCACACCACAGACCACAACATCCATGGCCGTAGGGGTGCAGAAGGGGTTGTCAGCCCGCTTTTGATCTCGGGAAAGCGGTCCTGAGCTGCCCGGATACGCCCGATTCGACCGCAGGGCGCGGAAGGGCGGCCGGAAGCCGGGACGGAAGGGAGAACGGAAGGACCCATGGCCGGCCCGGTGAGCACGGTGGAAGACTGGTGACTTCGCTGCGGGGCTGGGGCGGCGAGAGGACATGACACGGCGCGCCGCCCCAGCGGGTGGACCACATGGAGGATGGTCTCACCGGGACCAACGACGCCACCGGGCCGCCGTCACGGGCCGGCCGTAGGATCGGCCGATGCCCCACGACTCCGCCCCCGACCTCTCGCTGACCGACCGCCAGTGGGACGCCCTCGGTCAGCTCCGCCGCCTCCAGGAGCAGGGCCAGCCCGCAGGACGCGGAACACCCGGGCTGCACCTGGCAATGCTCAAGCCCCTGGCCGCCGCAGGCCTGGTCGACCTGGAGGAGACCGGAGAACAGGACCGCCGCGGCCGCCAGTGGACCGCCGGCTCACTCAGGCCGGCCGCGACGTCCTGGACCAGGGCGACGCCGAACCCACCGAGCTCTGACTGCCCGGCCGCCGCTGCCGCCTGGCAGGGGCGCGGGCAGGCCGTGCGCCCATGCCGGGGTGGTGACTCCGCTGCTGGTGACGGTTCCGGTGACTTCCAGGGCGGCTGCTGACTGTGCCGGTGCGGATCAGGTGGGCAGCGGGGAGTCAACCCTTGCCCAGCCTGAGGCCCCTTGCCCATTCCTCGCGAGGCTGCCCGTTTTAGGCCCCTGTCCTCACGGTTTGTCCCGATGGGGTGTCAGATCTCAGGGGTCGGGCGCGCCCTGGAGCAGACCGCGCGGCGATGGCGTGGAATCGAACGACCCAGGACCAATTGGTCCCGCGCGCCTCGATGGCGCGCGGTGCGGGCGCGGCGCACCGAGCCGCGGTGCTGGTGCGGTCCGCTGCGCACCGAGGCGCGCACCTGGTGCGGTCCGGTGCGCACTGAGGCGCGGTGGATGCGCATCAAGGCGCGGTCGGCCGCGCACCGGGTGGGGTCCGGTGCGCACTGAGGCGCGCACCGGACCGGTGGAAGGGTGCGACCGGGTCGTGCGGTGCG encodes:
- a CDS encoding DUF4365 domain-containing protein — protein: MRADRTAATGSSGATEVKATLEKLGQGPIEVAREHDLGIDLLVQVRDDRRFDAGLLIGVQVKTSPDSTIGSYFTSPETDEDGTVTGWWHREADSAHFDSWILHQLPVILVLHDLKTRTSYWAAVASERVISTGKGFKLFVPADQTLDADHLPELLTFAASKRDPITWEGSAWLRDGTAIAPGDRLRHALLVPRLVAPHPGARFDQEIGPEEALALLAQGRFASLASFAQQHSKVPSLEAAAAHKNWKWRLVHAFGDLLLTGSPAAVAALITTAPGAAERVAATVIYVCALIEDEEYEQALTLLTAEVERDNAGPVDHAWMLVQRARLYEEADQDQAAGTDVVNARVSVLLAPMDPTTSAVAAAAAEAAFRASRWRSGAVEEFVTATDTVSSWWRLQNVSSAYELAAERLFDHWADRRTLYLVPGHPAYNELEAARWTANLAAHDGAWRATTALLGKQVLLDSEQGSTAQGPQQADQIFNALSLLRISGDTAALAAALGRLRSLGPVTVLSRLVESVKPGPWPMRTFRPHLELWELAGDLLPTGDADAAAAHCLALLDGSAPKPASTSHYLDVAHYVLRALTGLLPAAGPGVHDQVRNLLIENSPWTSPGATNPISRLALLVHDAALQDPTVRQWWRDAALLHSDPALETLQMLMLGRIAGADSQAAQHLLDRAADGSFPAIVALGAGGLSSKAPAVIGHLAREVRDLMDGFDDGRWPLRGRDHASVLAELNMALPEHARWDELVELLRHPKAFGDHTRRAYFFLAQHAGVLPADVRDTLAADLRPALDALISDEASSFGHTEAGGARIWLAVALGLLTADQQAVYRARLLTGSQTERMDAATLAGLLYRAEDTPSMIALLADPDAGVRRAAARGLATRASQQPADVDAVAGLQRAVESDASVDVPLAIAVAIGGVPAQRDDLESVLTVLRAHPSAQVRDAAAQAQSAADE
- a CDS encoding UvrD-helicase domain-containing protein, with the translated sequence MAYEARKDQQEVIDSTAPVVLVTGGAGTGKTATAVAAARAHLEASDRDLELLRQDAARSGQRTQLPAAARVLFLSFSRTAVAQIIDRAAGVIGPLRPRLEVATFHGFAWRIISSFGAHHGFPPPQYVLSEANRLVPGAPPGLTYNQLMPAAAGLLKLPKVNEHYSGRYSLVICDEFQDTDATEWEFVQQIAPGARRILLGDVNQSIFQGSFKPGVDPAARIAAAMAQPDAVRIDLEPASYRDPSGVLPAAAEAARTRDFSNPAFQEAASHGRLAVTRYMSGSGYEEVIDLARAARRKGHTVSVFTHTNAATTALSDALTAAGLAHEQVGFTEAHAEAMSAQLALLQYALGDDAAPVRRALAVYITACLRSKTLSPLARNMLSRTNPVLERALGELAEDLRSAGGGAASDIARLADVLTGAYGRIGTFRGQESWLQAASETRRALLLLDEGLGIDAVAARLRDVHDETLVGSTRPRPHPIQVMNLHQSKGREADTTILLLGDDEYYGPEGEPFPSGSRLLYVVMTRAREQAHLVVPAQTHRLWAPLIAALE
- a CDS encoding replication-relaxation family protein, which gives rise to MADQSEPDPAAPVSARPSTKRPRANAAGSTAKVRAEVLTALGVLKVVTADQLWRLLRPEAKENKFARAALNDLQSARLVHSEGRTSTGHKTWGLTTAGRDAAQQVMPAGRDVGNIARGAGRSGAPHAMAVNETVLAFLTGGTNQDPGPGMGTILSWTTEVVHEAPNKRRAQADAVLRAPEHQLPVLLVEVDRATEAPHILAAKFERYAAYFAHQIKVADPDSYTKTTKLVPAWQLAYGDPIRAGYPPIAVVFTGASDTVLRNRMKAMRDLARPYWEGDTRYANYTDYQHAIPIVVTTLDRLQQHGPLGQVWWRLGHSGLETLGQALANPDGRAAYRAWQEAEAEAERLAAYGENFMAIDTPSH